The proteins below are encoded in one region of Penaeus chinensis breed Huanghai No. 1 chromosome 25, ASM1920278v2, whole genome shotgun sequence:
- the LOC125038666 gene encoding 1-deoxypentalenic acid 11-beta-hydroxylase-like: MGDSEFSHEAGADHVTPDMQEAYKKNGYVIIRNVLNETEMKKLRRTMECEGMQKHAYTTADGEDRQSGLVIWFTVDNDVPSVVASSEKVAGVMEKLMGNEEVYHFSSKLIMKHPGSRGAFTWHQDYGYFYTWGYIYPDSASVFIALDECTKETGCLQIIKGSHHMGRINHFVTGKMLQADPEIVAEAKKRLEVVDVEMKPGDAIYFSGNLLHCSLPNVSNKPRWSYVIAYNQRHNQTYMKPGHPLYTPHPGYIPLKKVPDSSILSCAENFALDNKWFLKGEEDLSRGSDAVRAAEKEQ, encoded by the exons ATTCGGAGTTTTCCCACGAGGCTGGGGCGGACCACGTGACTCCTGACATGCAAGAAGCCTACAAGAAAAACGGCTATGTTATTATAAG AAACGTACTCAACGAAACCGAAATGAAAAAATTGCGGAGGACTATGGAATGCGAAGGAATGCAGAAACACGCCTACACCACAGCCGACGGGGAAGACAGGCAGTCTGGGCTGGTTATCTGGTTCACCGTCGACAACGACGTGCCCAGCGTGGTGGCTAGCTCCGAGAAGGTTGCAGGGGTCATGGAGAAG CTGATGGGGAATGAGGAGGTGTACCACTTCAGCAGCAAGCTCATCATGAAGCACCCGGGCTCGCGTGGCGCCTTCACCTGGCATCAAGACTATGG GTACTTCTACACCTGGGGCTACATTTACCCAGACAGTGCCTCGGTATTCATCGCTTTGGACGAATGCACGAAGGAGACAGGCTGCTTGCAGATCATTAAGGGCTCTCACCACATGGGGAGGATCAACCACTTCGTTACCGGAAAAATGCTCCAGGCAGACCCGGAAATTGTGGCAGAG GCCAAGAAACGTTTGGAAGTCGTAGACGTCGAAATGAAACCTGGTGACGCCATATACTTCAGCGGAAACCTCCTCCACTGCTCTCTTCCCAACGTTTCCAATAAGCCGCGCTGGTCCTACGTCATCGCTTACAACCAACGTCACAATCAGACTTACATGAAACCAGGCCACCCCTTGTACACGCCGCATCCAGGGTACATTCCTCTCAAGAAG GTTCCCGACTCGAGCATCCTGTCCTGCGCGGAGAACTTCGCCTTGGACAACAAGTGGTTCCTGAAGGGCGAGGAGGACCTGAGCAGAGGCAGCGACGCCGTCAGAGCTGCCGAGAAGGAGCAATAG